The Ferrimonas balearica DSM 9799 genome includes the window AACAAGTTGTGTTGGATCGCTTGGTGCCTAACGGCAAGAGATGGCCACTTCGAGTTGTCTAAAGCATTTCATGCTAGCTAGCGATTAGCTCAGAACACCAGGAAGAGAGTACACTCGAAAGCAATGCAAGGTATTGATGGTTAAACGGTTACACCGGCTTCGCGAGAGCCTGATCTGGACAAGAGTCGATAAAGCTCGTGTGGGTGTAAAGGCGGCGAAGTACGGAACACATCAAGGCGCGGAGCAAGCAATGCCTCCATTATGACGCCGGATATATGTCAGCATGCCGTCCTCCATCAACACGACTTGTGCTTTTGAGGGCGTCCATATATGTCCAATTAGACCGGTTTCCAATTACCGGTTTTCCTGCGGATGCAAAGATGGTCATCCCTTTGGTCTTGGGAGCTGACTCATTGGCTGGCTGTTTTGGCGCCAAAGCCGGGTGCTCTAGGGTCATGGCACCTATTTCTCTGCGATTGCACAGACAGTCTCGTTCAATACACAAGATATTGATTTAAAAGGTTATAGTTGCTAGCTTGAGCTGATCCTATTTGGTCTTTTTTTACTTGCCACTAGTGTCAGATGCGACGAATGCGCTGACCTACCGATTAGAGAAATATAACAATGAATATGAATTCGGTTTTTATATCTCTATTTTCTTTCGTTGTTGGGATGTTGGTTTGTTTTTCAATCCTATATGAACAAAATGGTTCTGTTGCAATGGGCCATGAATCTAAAGAGATCAAATATTCTCACGTGAGTAGATTAGTTCTTTACAAAAAACCATGTGATTTTGATATAGAAAGTGTTGATGGAGAAAATATTCACTTCTACGACATTGTAGAGCCTTTGCGTGGTGGTAGTGAATATATTGGGGCACTGGGCTATGATGGATTGGCTGACAATAGATACAAGTACTTTATGGAGCAGGTAACAGACAACGGGATTTATAAATGTGGACAAAGAAATGTAAGGGCTTTTGACGTAAGTGAGAACTTTTTAAAGGGGCTAAGAACCATTCTTTCTGAAAAGGACAATGTCTCCCTATATTACAGGGAAGGATACATTGGAGTAGAGTGGGTAGAATAATTAAACCAATATTACAAAAGTTGCACAAGGGTTTGATTATATTATGGTACGTAGTGAAAGTTAATTGGGCGCACTCTTTGACGACCTTAATTACCCGTAGCTTGTCACGACCCTGTCTAGTTGTTTTTAGCTCGGCGACGGCGGATCGCCGGATGCTGAGTCGTATTGAAGCTTCCCTGCATGTCATGGCGTAAGGACGAAAATGTGGGTGTCCGGTTATCAGTACATCCGGTTATCAGTACATCCGGTTATCAGTACAGTCGCAATAATTATGCTTTTATAAGTTAGCGTGGAGATGAAAATGGATCGCTTTAAGTTGATGAAGGAGTTAGGTGCAAGCCCAGAATCCTTCGGGTTCAAGGAAGATGTGCCTAAGGAAGATATTGATAGATTCTGCCTGATCAAGGAGTTATGGAGCTCGATTGTAAGTAAGGATGACACTTCTTGGATTGATATATATATCAAAGGATCGCAAGTTTCTGGAGCAGCTAATTACATAAAAAGGTTTGGCAGGCATCTATCCCATATGCGCTCTGTTGGAATGTCCGACTCTGACATAGCAGAGGTTATCAACATATCACAGTATATGGCACTATCTGAGGTTATTGGTGTGATTGATATGGGAGTCGCTTCAAAAGCAAAATCAAAAGTTGGAAAAAGTAATGAAATATCTGATTTTGGATTGTTTTTCTGCGATGAAAAAGGCAATCCCTCTTGCTGGGTTGGTTACTTGCACGAATTCATGGAAGAGTCTGCACCAGATGGACAAAAGGAAGGTTATGTAGATCAGCTAACATAATTGGAGTTTTGCTGAATACTCAATTTGATTATTCTGGGTATAATCTATAGAAAGGATTGATAAAAGGTAGCTATGAATTCAGTAGTTGATAGACCTATAAATGGGTATTCGCTTTTGGGTCGAGGACCAGAGTGTACGGGACCGGGTGCGGGATGGACTAGAGATGATGCCATTTACCTTCGTTGCATAATGTGTGGTGATCTTATGCATTCGATGATTAACGATGATTATGAATGCACATGTGGTGAAATGTTTTTTGACTCCGGCGCCTCTCGATTTGGTGCAATGAGTGGTGATGAAAATGTGCTGGTTTACCGGAAGTGCTGAGTATAATAATCTTGCCAGAGATACGTGCCTCTCATTTATTCAATGGGCCGGCATTTCGATTAATGGTCGTTATTTCCTATCGAACTAAAGTGTGAGAGCGTTGCCAGTTACCTGCTTACTTTGGAGCATGCGCTCACCATTGCTTCAGCGATATCTGTCCCAGTGAGTGAAAAGCTAAACCTTCCCAGGTCCCCGGCGTCTATAACCATATCCTGATTATTAAGCGTAGCGGCCCATACGGCATCGGCTTCTTCGCCCAGCAAAAAATACAACCAACCGGATTCCGACTCGGTCTGGCTGGTTGCCTGAAACCTCAATGCTCCGGTACCAATAAAGAGCTCTTGCGGCTTAACGGCTGAGTCACCCTCTACTATCTGAATTTGAATGATCCTGCCTCGAACCTGTTCCCCTCTAATCGAAACATTGGATTCTGGCCGCGTTAACGCAACCACCACAGAGATTTGGGTGTTTTCAATGGCCTGGGTGATTGGCAGCATTGAACGGGCGTAGCAGGTATTATCGCCATAGGAAACTTCCCATCGATTGTTTTCGAGATTCCCGGCGGAAGCGCCGAAAGCTGCAGCAATCAGAATGGGGCTAAATATCTTCATCAGGATTTGTGGCACTTGCCAGTTTGGATTTACAGGTAGTACCAAAGCTATAAAAAATGTGGCTACTTGAGAAGATATACTCGGTCGTCGAACGGGATATCCATTTGATGCTTATCAAAGATACAGGGCAGGCGAATGGCGAGCGCTACCATTTTCCTGTTCAGCTCGCGAGCCACAGGCGCACGCTACGGCCGGTTTTGCGCCTTGAGTCGAAGCCGCGGCGTTAACCGTAGCGTGGGCCTGTGGCCCACGTAAACCCAGTGGATTCGGGCAGACTTAACGGGACACCCACCTTAGTCATTTTCAGGTGTTTAGCATCGCAAGGGCAGGTCGCTTCGCTCATCGGCCAAAGTCGTTTCCGGTTGGCGCCAAATTCTGAAGCAGACAATCGTCGGCAAGCACCTCTTGCGCAACTTTATGCGTACAATGATCGGTAGGCGCACAAATGCTCATGACACAGCGATTTACATGATCTGGATAATCATCTTACTCATCATCACATTAGGCGTCTTCTTGCCGGGGATGTGGGTCAAGCATGTGATGGAAAAGTACGGACAGCCGGCCGATCGTTACCGCAAGCAGGGTAGCGGTGGTGAACTCGCTCGCCATCTGCTCGACAGCCACGGCCTGGGAGACGTCCTGGTAGAGGAGACCGCTGTCGGTGATCATTATGACCCGACAGCTAAGGCCGTGCGCCTGACGCCGACAAACTACTCCGGATACTCGTTGACGGCAGTGACGGTTGCCGCTCATGAGGTGGGGCATGCCATTCAGGATTCACGCGGCGAATCGTTGTTCCTGGCGCGACAGAAACTGGTTAAGGCCGCAATGGCGGGTGAGCGTCTTGCCGGCATTATGCTCATGGCGACTCCGATTATCTTGCTCCTGACTCGCCTTCCGCAGGCTGGGGCATTAACGATAGTGATTGGCGTTGTTTCGATGGCACTGAGTACCCTGGTGCACCTGATTACCCTTCCGGTTGAGTTTGATGCCAGCTATGGCAAGGCGCTGCCGCTTCTGGAGAAAGGCGAGTATCTGCACGACGGTGACCTGAAACATGCGGAGAAAATCCTCAAGGCAGCGGCACTGACCTATGTCGCTGCTTCGCTGACCAGCTTGTTAAACCTGGGACGATGGGTCGCGGTACTTCGTCGTTAGAGTTTAAGCATTCAGAGTAATCGAAAGCTTAAATGACCCCTTGGGGCGCTTTCTGCCACATTCTCGGATTGTTCGTGCGCCACAGGCGCACGCTACGTTTGGCTTCGCACGCTGAACCGAAACGGGCTTAACCAAGTGGAGCCAGGCACCCAATAAACAGCCCGAAGGATCGCTCCTTCGGGCTGTTTTGTCTCTCGTGCACAGCACACTCATTTTTCAGGCAACGGTCCTACTAACAACAGGCCGTCACGGGACTTCTAAGCCAATTAGGCGAGCGTTAACCGACAGTCTGCGCTGACCGGTTTACCTGGCATCGCCACCTGTGTTGGCACTGGCGGACTGCAGCCATTGGATGATATTGCCTGCACTCCTCACGGCGCGGTCTCGCTCCAGCAACTGCCCGGAAGGCGAGA containing:
- a CDS encoding zinc metallopeptidase — encoded protein: MIWIIILLIITLGVFLPGMWVKHVMEKYGQPADRYRKQGSGGELARHLLDSHGLGDVLVEETAVGDHYDPTAKAVRLTPTNYSGYSLTAVTVAAHEVGHAIQDSRGESLFLARQKLVKAAMAGERLAGIMLMATPIILLLTRLPQAGALTIVIGVVSMALSTLVHLITLPVEFDASYGKALPLLEKGEYLHDGDLKHAEKILKAAALTYVAASLTSLLNLGRWVAVLRR